DNA from Candidatus Paceibacterota bacterium:
AATCTGTCGTAAAAATCCTCCGGCGAAAAACGAGAAAGCCCGATCTCCTCTTCATGAAGGATAACGTAAAGCCCGTTGAAGGCAACAGAAGCATGATGGCCTTCAACAATAACCGAAGCCCAAGTCGCGGAAGTTCCGGCAAAACACCACCCTATAAATTCCTCGACTTCCCACTCTTTTATCCAATCCATAACCCCTCCTTATTTTCCACCACCTGCCCACTAAACGGGTCAGGATTTATTGGATTTCAATTCTGCCACAATATTATCATAAAACAAACTATGTGTCAATAGTAAAAATATCCTTATTATATAAGGATATTTTTACTAAAAAGCAGTTTTAACAACCTTATTATTGCCCCTGAATTTTTAACGCGTCTTTCGTGAAAACAACATATTTATGATTCAGCGCGTCAAGCAGATTCAAATTTCTCGCTTCGTCAAAAAGGATACCCGGGATATTGGAAAACGCCCGTTTCAAGTCATCCTGCTTTTTTTCAACCAAAACTATTGCCCTGTTTTTTCTTTTCTGCCCAAGTTTTTCAAAATTATTGATTTTTGCCAAATTTGACAGCACAATTGAAACTTCCTTGGTTTTTGGTTTTTCAATTTTTAAATCGTCCAAGAACAAGATTTCGTTGTCCCGAAGCTTCTGCGAAAGCGCCACAAAAAGAGCTTTCTTTTTCATTTTTTTATTTATCTTTTTCTCAAAATTCCTTTCTTTCGTCGGACCATGGGTAACGCCGCCTCCAACCCAAATAGGCGAACGGGTAGAACCGTGTCTTGCTCTGCCTGTGCCTTTTTGGCGCCAAGGCTTGGCGCCTCCGCCGCGGACTTCGCTTCTGTCTTTGACGTGAGCCGAAGGAATGCGCGCGTTCGACTGCATTGAAAGCATGACTTGATGAACCAAATCAGCGTTCCACTTCAAGCCGAAAATGCTTTCCGAAAGCTTAATGCTTCCTTTCTCTTCGCCCTCTTGATTGTATAATCTAGCTTCCATGTTAATTATTAATTGGTGCTTCTAATTTCCAGCAGCGTTCCTCTCCTTCCCGGAATCGCCCCTGAAACAAGGATTAAATTACTGCCGGCGTCAACTTTCAAAATTTTAAGATTTTTCACGGTGATTCTGTCTCCGCCCATTCTTCCTGCCATTTTCATTCCTTTTACAACCCTGCCTCCGGCTCTTCCGCCTCCGCCGCCGATTGAACCGGGTTCTCTTTCAGAATGTTTTTGGCCGTGAGTTCTCGGTCCGCCGCTGAACCCGTGCCTTTTTACAACGCCCTGAAAACCCTTCCCTTTTGAAATACCCGAGACTTCTATTTTATCTCCCTCGTTAAAAAGAGAAACATTGGCTTCGTCTCCGGTTTTAAATTGTTCAGCTCCATTAAAGC
Protein-coding regions in this window:
- the rplD gene encoding 50S ribosomal protein L4, which translates into the protein MEARLYNQEGEEKGSIKLSESIFGLKWNADLVHQVMLSMQSNARIPSAHVKDRSEVRGGGAKPWRQKGTGRARHGSTRSPIWVGGGVTHGPTKERNFEKKINKKMKKKALFVALSQKLRDNEILFLDDLKIEKPKTKEVSIVLSNLAKINNFEKLGQKRKNRAIVLVEKKQDDLKRAFSNIPGILFDEARNLNLLDALNHKYVVFTKDALKIQGQ
- the rplC gene encoding 50S ribosomal protein L3; amino-acid sequence: MKFILAKKEKMTQMFDEDGNVYPATLVVAEPNKITCVKTKEKDGYEAVQVSAGSQKREFRFNGAEQFKTGDEANVSLFNEGDKIEVSGISKGKGFQGVVKRHGFSGGPRTHGQKHSEREPGSIGGGGGRAGGRVVKGMKMAGRMGGDRITVKNLKILKVDAGSNLILVSGAIPGRRGTLLEIRSTN